Proteins encoded by one window of Methylovirgula ligni:
- a CDS encoding formate dehydrogenase beta subunit, which translates to MTRVFVPRDVVALALGADKIAAAIVATAKARGADVSIVRNGSRGMFFLEPLIEVETPAGRIAYGPVTLKDVAALFDAGFLDGGTHALRIGKPEDHPFLKRQTRLTFARSGITDPVSLEDYAAHEGWLGLKRAIEIGSAAIVDEITKSGLRGRGGAGFPTGVKWKTVADTKADRKYVVCNCDEGDSGTFADRMVLEDDPYMLIEGMTICGLAVGATKGYVYCRSEYPHGIKAFNEALQRARAAGYLGKDVLGSGHAFDIELRVGAGAYVCGEETALLESLEGRRGMVRAKPPLPAINGLFQKPTVINNVLSLATAPFILAHGAKAYADFGMGRSRGTMPLQLAGNIRYGGLFETAFGLTLGEIVEDIGGGTASGRPVRAVQCGGPLGAYFPPALFDTPFDYEAFAAKDGLIGHGGIVVFDDTVDMLTMARFAMEFCAIESCGKCTPCRIGSTRGQEVIDKILAGIHVEANLRLLEDLCQTMKFGSLCALGGFAPYPVLSAMRHYPEDFKPHAAIAAE; encoded by the coding sequence ATGACCCGCGTTTTCGTCCCTCGCGACGTCGTTGCCCTGGCGCTCGGCGCCGACAAGATTGCCGCCGCTATCGTCGCGACCGCCAAGGCCCGTGGCGCGGATGTATCGATCGTCCGCAACGGCTCGCGCGGCATGTTCTTCCTGGAGCCGCTGATTGAGGTCGAAACGCCCGCGGGGCGCATCGCCTATGGCCCGGTCACACTCAAGGATGTCGCCGCATTGTTCGACGCCGGCTTCCTTGATGGCGGCACGCACGCACTGCGGATCGGCAAGCCGGAAGATCACCCCTTTCTCAAGCGCCAGACGCGCCTGACGTTTGCCCGCAGCGGCATCACCGATCCGGTGTCGCTGGAGGATTACGCCGCGCATGAAGGCTGGCTCGGCCTGAAGCGCGCCATCGAGATTGGCAGCGCAGCCATCGTCGACGAAATCACCAAATCCGGCCTGCGCGGCCGCGGCGGCGCCGGCTTCCCGACGGGCGTCAAATGGAAGACGGTCGCGGACACCAAGGCCGACCGCAAATATGTCGTCTGCAATTGCGACGAGGGCGACAGCGGCACCTTCGCCGACCGTATGGTGCTCGAAGACGATCCCTACATGCTGATCGAAGGCATGACCATCTGCGGTCTCGCCGTTGGTGCGACCAAGGGCTACGTCTATTGCCGTTCCGAATATCCGCACGGCATCAAGGCTTTTAACGAGGCGCTCCAGCGCGCCCGCGCCGCCGGTTATCTCGGCAAGGATGTGCTCGGCTCCGGCCATGCCTTCGACATCGAGCTGCGCGTCGGCGCCGGTGCTTATGTTTGCGGCGAGGAAACCGCCCTGCTCGAAAGCCTCGAAGGCCGCCGCGGCATGGTGCGCGCCAAGCCGCCGCTGCCGGCGATCAACGGCCTCTTCCAGAAGCCGACTGTCATCAACAACGTGCTCTCGCTCGCGACCGCGCCCTTCATTCTCGCGCACGGCGCTAAAGCCTATGCCGACTTCGGCATGGGCCGCTCGCGCGGGACGATGCCGCTGCAACTCGCCGGCAATATCCGCTACGGCGGCCTGTTCGAAACCGCCTTCGGCCTGACGCTCGGCGAGATCGTCGAGGACATTGGCGGCGGCACCGCGTCCGGCCGTCCGGTCCGCGCCGTGCAATGCGGCGGCCCGCTCGGCGCCTATTTCCCGCCCGCCCTCTTTGACACGCCCTTCGATTATGAGGCCTTCGCGGCCAAGGACGGCCTGATCGGCCACGGCGGCATCGTCGTTTTCGATGATACGGTCGACATGCTCACGATGGCGCGGTTCGCGATGGAATTCTGCGCGATCGAGAGCTGCGGCAAGTGCACGCCCTGCCGGATAGGCTCGACGCGCGGCCAGGAAGTGATCGACAAGATCCTGGCAGGTATCCATGTCGAAGCCAATCTAAGGCTTTTGGAAGATCTTTGTCAGACGATGAAGTTCGGATCGCTTTGCGCGCTGGGAGGCTTTGCCCCCTATCCCGTCCTGAGTGCAATGCGTCACTACCCTGAGGATTTCAAACCCCACGCGGCGATCGCGGCGGAATGA
- the xth gene encoding exodeoxyribonuclease III yields the protein MQIATWNVNSIRQRTEHLLRYLREIGPDVICLQELKCVDAAFPYAEVESCGYNIAVHGQKGFNGVAILSKQPLEVTRGLPGDESDEHARYIEAEVIDGDSIVRIASLYLPNGNPPETDKYTYKLAWMDRLAAHARNLLALEEPLVLAGDFNVIPAARDCFDPAAWAGDALYLPQTRARFHTLLNLGFTDALRATTDAGGLYTFWDYQAGAWQRDRGIRIDHVLLSPRAADRLTEVVIDKERRGKDKPSDHVPIRVTLC from the coding sequence ATGCAAATCGCCACCTGGAACGTCAATTCGATCCGCCAGAGGACCGAGCACCTGCTGCGCTATCTGCGCGAGATCGGGCCGGATGTGATTTGCCTGCAGGAATTGAAATGTGTCGACGCGGCTTTTCCTTATGCCGAGGTCGAATCCTGCGGCTACAATATCGCCGTGCATGGACAGAAGGGCTTCAACGGCGTCGCGATCCTCTCGAAGCAGCCGCTTGAAGTCACCCGCGGCCTGCCCGGCGACGAGAGCGATGAACACGCCCGCTATATCGAGGCGGAGGTTATCGACGGCGACAGTATTGTCCGCATCGCCTCGCTTTATCTGCCGAACGGCAATCCGCCGGAGACGGACAAATATACCTACAAGCTTGCCTGGATGGACCGGCTTGCCGCACATGCGCGCAATCTGCTCGCGCTCGAAGAACCTCTCGTGCTCGCCGGCGATTTCAATGTCATACCCGCCGCGCGCGATTGCTTCGATCCCGCCGCCTGGGCGGGCGATGCGCTCTATCTGCCGCAGACGCGCGCGCGCTTTCATACGCTGCTCAATCTCGGCTTCACCGATGCCTTGCGGGCGACGACCGATGCCGGCGGCCTTTATACATTCTGGGATTATCAAGCCGGCGCCTGGCAGCGCGATCGCGGCATCCGTATCGATCACGTCCTGCTCTCGCCACGCGCCGCCGACCGGCTGACCGAAGTCGTCATCGACAAGGAGCGGCGTGGTAAGGACAAGCCGTCCGATCATGTCCCGATCAGGGTGACGCTTTGCTAG
- a CDS encoding FAD-dependent monooxygenase, translating to MAEPDITVDILVVGSGAAGLSAALALANSGYKVAAVGALEAAGNGRTVALFEGSLRFLRSQKLWPHLSDIAAKIVAIELIDATNAPVPIQNLTFAAEEIGLQALGANIENSKLVPRLADLALQNPNIHLTEEWLDDIVYGEDDVSAHFTSGRRITAKLIVAADGQRSTVRQKAGIGTRRWTYPQVALTALLAHELPHHDRSIEFHTRSGPCTLVPLLPKADAPHRSSLVWLISAAEAQRRKALAAADLAAEITGEVEEIFGAMRLDSEAGFFPMAGMRVAHLTGRRIALLGEAAHAFPPLAAQGLNLSLRDISALVSCVDAARAAGQDIGGAAPLRRYAAAREPDIDIRIRGVDVLNRSMLTDFLPVDLARGLGSFAISAIGPLRRAALLEGILPERSRPRLHRAPTHLS from the coding sequence GTGGCCGAGCCGGATATCACTGTCGATATCCTTGTCGTCGGCTCAGGCGCGGCGGGCCTTTCCGCGGCGCTGGCGCTGGCGAACTCAGGCTATAAAGTCGCTGCGGTCGGCGCGCTCGAAGCCGCCGGCAACGGCCGCACCGTCGCTTTGTTCGAGGGCTCGCTGCGCTTCCTGCGGTCGCAAAAGCTCTGGCCGCATCTGAGTGACATCGCCGCGAAGATCGTGGCCATCGAGCTGATCGATGCCACCAATGCGCCGGTGCCGATCCAGAACCTCACCTTCGCGGCCGAGGAGATCGGTCTTCAGGCACTCGGCGCCAATATCGAGAACAGCAAGCTCGTTCCGCGTCTAGCGGATCTGGCACTTCAGAATCCGAACATTCACCTCACCGAGGAATGGCTCGACGATATCGTTTATGGCGAAGACGACGTCAGCGCGCATTTCACCTCGGGCCGGCGGATCACCGCCAAACTCATCGTCGCTGCCGACGGCCAGCGCTCGACGGTCCGTCAGAAGGCCGGAATCGGCACGCGGCGCTGGACCTATCCGCAAGTCGCGCTGACCGCGTTGCTGGCGCATGAACTGCCACATCACGACCGATCTATCGAGTTCCACACCCGCAGCGGGCCCTGCACGCTCGTGCCATTGCTGCCGAAAGCGGATGCGCCGCATCGCTCCAGCCTTGTCTGGCTGATTTCGGCAGCGGAAGCCCAGCGCCGCAAGGCGCTCGCGGCCGCCGACCTTGCCGCCGAGATCACCGGCGAAGTCGAGGAGATTTTCGGCGCCATGCGGCTCGACAGCGAGGCCGGCTTCTTCCCGATGGCCGGGATGCGCGTCGCACATCTCACCGGCCGCCGGATCGCTTTGCTCGGCGAAGCTGCGCATGCCTTTCCCCCGCTCGCCGCGCAGGGACTCAATCTCAGCCTGCGCGATATCTCGGCTTTGGTCTCTTGCGTCGATGCCGCCCGCGCCGCCGGACAAGATATCGGCGGCGCGGCGCCCCTTCGGCGTTATGCTGCGGCGCGCGAGCCGGACATCGACATCCGCATCCGCGGTGTCGATGTGCTGAACCGCTCGATGCTCACGGATTTTCTACCAGTCGATCTCGCGCGCGGCCTCGGCTCCTTCGCCATATCGGCCATCGGCCCGCTGCGTCGCGCCGCCCTGCTCGAAGGCATCCTGCCGGAGCGTTCGCGCCCCCGGCTGCACCGCGCCCCGACGCACCTTTCCTGA
- a CDS encoding formate dehydrogenase subunit gamma: protein MPAVLDAQRAQEIIDAHLALEGPLLPILHAFVEEFGFVDDTAVPLIANALNLSRAEVHGVLTFYHDFRREPAGKHVLKICRAEACQARGSESVARHCLADLGVDWHGTTQDGAITVEPVYCLGLCANGPSALFDDEPIAALTADKLVSVIEEAESV from the coding sequence ATGCCAGCCGTCCTAGACGCGCAACGGGCCCAGGAGATTATCGACGCGCATCTCGCGCTCGAGGGGCCGCTGCTGCCTATCCTTCATGCTTTCGTTGAGGAATTCGGCTTCGTCGACGATACTGCCGTGCCGCTGATCGCGAACGCGCTCAACCTGTCGCGCGCCGAAGTGCATGGCGTCCTCACCTTCTATCATGACTTTCGCCGCGAACCCGCTGGCAAGCACGTGCTGAAGATTTGCCGCGCCGAGGCGTGCCAGGCGCGGGGAAGCGAATCGGTCGCCCGCCATTGCCTCGCCGATCTCGGCGTCGATTGGCATGGCACGACGCAGGACGGCGCCATTACGGTCGAGCCGGTTTATTGTCTCGGCCTCTGCGCCAACGGCCCTTCGGCGCTCTTCGATGACGAGCCGATCGCGGCGCTCACCGCCGACAAACTGGTGAGCGTGATCGAGGAGGCGGAGAGCGTATGA
- the gltA gene encoding citrate synthase, with the protein MLDAPSKTSTPAAAKFTVGETSIDLPVKDGHIGPSVVDISKLYAQTGMFTYDPGFTSTASCESEITYIDGDKGVLLYRGYPIEQLAEQGDFLETSYLLLYGELPTPAQRADWVHRITRHTMVHEQLARFFQGFRRDAHPMAVLVASVGALSAFYHDSTNISEPKQRMVASMRLIAKLPTLAAMAYKYSIGQPFVYPKNELDYTSNFLRMCFAVPCEDYKVNPVLARALDQIFILHADHEQNASTSTVRLAGSSGANPFACIAAGVACLWGPAHGGANEAALKMLEEIGSVDNIPKYIARAKDKNDSFRLMGFGHRVYKNYDPRAKLMQKTCHAVLEAVGKKDDPLLDVAMELEHIALHDEYFIEKKLYPNIDFYSGITLKAMGFPTSMFTVLFAVARTAGWVAQWKEMIEDPSQKIGRPRQLYTGAAERLYVPIDQR; encoded by the coding sequence ATGCTCGATGCACCCAGCAAGACGTCCACGCCCGCAGCGGCAAAGTTCACTGTTGGCGAGACGTCGATCGATTTGCCGGTCAAGGATGGACACATCGGGCCCTCCGTCGTCGACATCAGCAAGCTTTATGCGCAGACGGGGATGTTCACCTACGATCCCGGCTTCACCTCGACGGCGAGCTGCGAATCCGAGATCACCTATATCGACGGCGACAAGGGCGTTCTGCTGTATCGGGGTTATCCGATCGAACAACTCGCCGAACAGGGCGACTTCCTCGAAACCTCCTATCTTCTGCTTTACGGCGAATTGCCGACCCCGGCGCAGCGCGCCGACTGGGTGCATCGCATCACCCGCCACACGATGGTGCATGAGCAGCTTGCGCGGTTCTTCCAGGGCTTCCGCCGCGACGCGCATCCGATGGCCGTTCTCGTCGCCTCCGTCGGCGCGCTTTCGGCCTTTTATCACGACTCCACCAACATCTCGGAGCCGAAGCAGCGGATGGTCGCTTCCATGCGGCTGATCGCGAAACTGCCGACCCTCGCCGCGATGGCGTACAAATATTCGATCGGCCAGCCCTTCGTCTATCCGAAGAACGAGCTCGACTACACCTCGAACTTCCTGCGCATGTGCTTCGCCGTGCCGTGCGAGGATTACAAGGTCAATCCGGTTCTGGCGCGCGCGCTCGACCAGATCTTCATCCTCCACGCCGATCACGAGCAGAACGCCTCGACCTCGACGGTGCGTCTCGCCGGCTCCTCCGGCGCCAATCCCTTCGCCTGTATCGCCGCGGGTGTCGCCTGTCTCTGGGGCCCCGCACATGGCGGCGCGAATGAAGCCGCCCTCAAAATGCTCGAAGAGATAGGTTCGGTCGACAACATTCCGAAATATATCGCCCGCGCCAAGGACAAGAACGACTCGTTCCGCCTCATGGGCTTCGGCCACCGCGTCTATAAAAACTACGACCCGCGCGCCAAGCTCATGCAGAAGACCTGTCACGCCGTGCTTGAAGCGGTGGGCAAGAAGGACGATCCGCTGCTCGATGTGGCGATGGAGCTTGAGCATATCGCGCTCCACGACGAATATTTTATCGAAAAGAAGCTCTACCCGAACATCGACTTCTATTCCGGTATCACGCTGAAGGCGATGGGCTTCCCGACTTCCATGTTCACGGTGCTCTTCGCCGTCGCTCGCACCGCCGGCTGGGTCGCCCAGTGGAAGGAAATGATCGAGGATCCGAGCCAGAAGATCGGCCGCCCGCGTCAGCTCTACACCGGCGCGGCGGAACGCCTGTACGTGCCGATCGACCAGCGCTGA
- a CDS encoding LysR family transcriptional regulator: MIDKLEFFIAVAREQSFSRAAEACGVTQPTLSAGIKQLEETLGVLLVNRSSRFHGLTSEGERVLEWAKRIVGDSRAMRQEVRALKSGLTGLMRIAVIPTALSMVAALTTPFRAKHPGVRFSVTSANSHEILQGISNLEIDAGITYLDNEPLGTVRSLPLYIEQYRLLTSAGSPFADNKSVTWAEVGRIPLCLLTPDMQNRRIVDQLLASTGGARPEPTLESNSVIALYAHVKTGQWASIMAEKLVETLSIAEPIRSIPIIEPQAVHQIGLVVPRREPMTPLTATLFAEAKKLIAPRL; encoded by the coding sequence TTGATCGATAAACTGGAATTTTTCATCGCCGTCGCCCGCGAGCAGAGCTTCAGTCGTGCGGCCGAAGCCTGCGGTGTGACACAGCCGACGCTTTCCGCCGGCATCAAACAACTCGAAGAGACGCTCGGCGTCCTGCTCGTCAATCGCAGTTCGCGCTTCCACGGCCTGACCTCCGAAGGCGAGCGGGTGCTCGAATGGGCCAAGCGCATCGTCGGCGACTCCCGCGCCATGCGTCAGGAGGTTCGTGCACTCAAGAGCGGCCTCACCGGTCTTATGCGCATCGCCGTCATTCCCACAGCCCTCAGCATGGTCGCGGCGCTGACGACGCCCTTTCGCGCCAAACATCCGGGCGTGCGCTTCAGCGTCACCTCGGCCAATTCGCACGAAATCCTGCAAGGCATCAGCAATCTCGAGATCGATGCCGGCATCACCTATCTCGACAACGAGCCGCTCGGCACGGTGCGCAGCCTGCCGCTCTATATCGAGCAATATCGCCTGCTGACCAGCGCAGGCAGCCCCTTCGCCGACAACAAGAGTGTCACCTGGGCGGAGGTCGGGCGTATTCCGCTTTGTCTGCTCACGCCCGACATGCAGAACCGCCGCATCGTCGATCAATTGCTCGCGAGTACCGGCGGCGCGCGTCCGGAGCCGACGCTGGAATCAAATTCGGTCATCGCGCTCTATGCCCATGTGAAGACCGGCCAGTGGGCCAGCATCATGGCGGAAAAACTGGTCGAAACCCTCTCGATCGCCGAGCCGATCCGCTCGATCCCCATCATCGAGCCGCAGGCCGTCCACCAGATCGGCTTGGTCGTGCCACGGCGCGAACCCATGACGCCGCTGACGGCGACCCTGTTCGCGGAAGCCAAAAAATTGATCGCACCGCGACTTTAA
- a CDS encoding CHASE2 domain-containing protein, giving the protein MLAASPGKTIAAWISPLVRSLPGALVWALPIGLGLLLCLESPPLVERLRNLVFDYDQQVEPRRYLPDLPVRVVDIDDSSLARLGQWPWPRHRLADLARHLFAQGAAVVAFDILFSEQDRAAPQNLIAQLPDVPERKALGDALAARGLMQDNSLTQVLASGPSVLTLVLTNGNSDEVSVKSGFATLGDDPRPFLLNFRGAILPLPDLQNAAAGLGSINWAPDRDLIVRKVPLVFTQGANAALVPSLDAEILRVAQHASTILIKSSNASDTGGFGARTGVVSVKIGALEIATESDGAVRVHYAGTKAARHISAWRVLAGKVANDDIAGRIVLIGSSASALADIRSTPLEAAVPGVDIHAELLEHVLSGTRLARPDYAPGLEALLVVLGGAIMSLLARFTKPVAAVTVLLLSLEGLAFASFYAFSRTGLLFDALMPGATWVLAYAAMTIAVYRRSERQREFVRKAFSRYLAPALVERLAKDPSRLELGGEARDVSVLFADVRDFTRRSEGLSAVEVVQFLNGVLTPLTQSVLVEAGTIDKYFGDGLMAFWNAPIDVPNHAEHACAAALAMRAALPALNAHLVQTGIETRPIELGIGINTGEAFVGNMGSDMRFDYSIVGDTVNVASRLEEATKHLGVPIVVAETTMRAAPGFRFVPLGETLLRGRSQPTPIYALHGRADVEDLDFSAFLQLHEAALAAAAMAAPDAAAKIRAAREHPYGEAYVLFYSRLGLDIPAFLPRAV; this is encoded by the coding sequence TTGCTAGCGGCCTCGCCGGGCAAAACGATCGCGGCGTGGATTTCCCCGCTTGTCCGGTCTCTGCCGGGCGCACTGGTCTGGGCTTTGCCGATCGGCCTGGGCCTGCTGCTCTGCCTCGAGAGTCCGCCGCTCGTCGAGCGTCTGCGCAATCTCGTCTTCGATTATGACCAGCAGGTCGAGCCGCGCCGCTATCTGCCGGATCTTCCGGTCCGCGTGGTCGATATCGATGATTCCTCTCTGGCGCGGCTCGGCCAATGGCCCTGGCCGCGCCACCGCCTCGCCGATCTTGCCCGCCATCTTTTTGCGCAAGGCGCGGCAGTCGTCGCTTTCGACATCCTTTTTTCCGAGCAGGATCGCGCGGCGCCGCAAAATCTCATCGCGCAATTGCCGGACGTCCCCGAGCGCAAGGCGCTCGGCGATGCGCTTGCGGCGCGCGGCCTGATGCAGGACAACAGCCTGACGCAGGTCCTTGCCAGCGGCCCCAGCGTCCTCACGCTCGTCCTGACCAACGGCAACAGCGACGAAGTTTCGGTAAAATCCGGCTTCGCCACCTTGGGCGATGATCCGCGGCCGTTCCTGCTCAACTTCCGCGGCGCCATTCTGCCCCTGCCGGATTTGCAAAACGCGGCCGCCGGGCTCGGCAGCATCAACTGGGCGCCGGATCGCGATCTCATCGTCCGCAAAGTGCCGCTGGTCTTCACCCAGGGCGCCAATGCCGCGCTGGTGCCCTCGCTCGATGCGGAAATTCTCCGCGTCGCCCAGCATGCCTCGACGATCCTGATCAAATCCTCGAACGCCTCGGACACAGGCGGCTTTGGCGCGCGAACTGGCGTCGTTAGCGTCAAGATTGGCGCGCTTGAGATCGCCACCGAATCCGACGGGGCCGTGCGCGTGCATTACGCCGGCACCAAGGCCGCACGGCACATCTCCGCCTGGCGCGTCCTCGCCGGCAAGGTCGCCAACGACGATATCGCCGGACGCATTGTCCTGATCGGGTCCAGCGCCAGTGCGCTCGCCGATATTCGCTCGACGCCGCTCGAAGCCGCGGTGCCGGGCGTCGACATCCATGCCGAACTGCTGGAGCATGTTCTTTCAGGCACGCGCCTGGCGCGGCCTGATTATGCGCCCGGCCTTGAAGCGCTGCTGGTTGTGCTGGGCGGCGCCATCATGTCGCTGCTGGCGCGTTTCACCAAGCCGGTCGCCGCCGTCACCGTGCTGCTGCTCTCGCTTGAGGGGCTCGCGTTCGCGAGCTTCTATGCCTTCTCGCGCACCGGCCTTCTCTTCGATGCGCTGATGCCCGGCGCGACCTGGGTCCTTGCCTATGCGGCGATGACGATTGCCGTTTATCGCCGCAGCGAGCGCCAGCGTGAATTCGTCCGCAAAGCCTTCTCGCGCTATCTCGCCCCGGCGCTTGTCGAGCGGCTCGCCAAAGACCCGAGCAGGCTCGAACTCGGCGGCGAGGCGCGAGATGTCTCCGTGCTCTTCGCCGACGTGCGCGACTTCACCCGCCGTTCGGAAGGTCTCTCGGCCGTCGAGGTCGTACAATTCCTGAACGGCGTCCTGACGCCGCTGACGCAATCCGTCCTCGTTGAAGCCGGCACCATCGACAAATATTTCGGCGACGGCCTGATGGCCTTCTGGAATGCTCCGATCGATGTGCCGAACCATGCCGAGCACGCCTGCGCCGCGGCTCTGGCGATGCGCGCCGCCCTGCCCGCGCTCAACGCGCATCTTGTGCAAACCGGCATCGAGACGCGCCCGATCGAACTCGGCATCGGCATCAACACCGGCGAGGCTTTTGTCGGCAATATGGGCTCGGACATGCGATTCGATTATTCGATCGTCGGCGACACGGTGAATGTTGCCTCGCGTCTCGAAGAAGCGACCAAGCATCTCGGTGTTCCGATCGTCGTCGCGGAAACGACCATGCGGGCCGCCCCCGGCTTTCGTTTCGTGCCGCTCGGCGAAACGCTGCTGCGCGGGCGCAGCCAGCCGACGCCGATCTATGCCCTGCATGGGCGCGCCGATGTCGAAGACCTGGACTTTTCCGCCTTCCTGCAGCTTCACGAAGCCGCGCTTGCGGCCGCCGCAATGGCCGCGCCGGATGCCGCAGCGAAAATCCGCGCGGCGCGCGAGCATCCCTATGGCGAGGCTTACGTGCTTTTCTATTCCAGGCTTGGGCTGGACATCCCGGCCTTTCTACCTCGCGCGGTCTGA